The genomic window tttcaggcttaggtccagacttgggcttcttcccgagagtagcaactttcttgctattcttcttgaagttccccttcttccctttgccctttttcctgaaactagtggtcttgttaaccatcaacacttgatgctccttcttgatttctacctccgcagcctttagcattgcgaagagctcgggaattgccttttccatcccttgcatattatagttcatcacgaagcctttatagcttggtggcagtgattgaagaactctgtcaatgacactatcatcaggaagattaactcccagctgagtcaagtgcttatggtacccagacattctaagtatgtgttcactgacagaactattctcctccatcttgtagctatagaacttgttggagacttcatatctctcaactcgggcatttgcttgaaatattaacttcaattcttggaacatctcatatgctccatgacgttcaaaatgtctttgaagtcccgattctaagccataaagcatgggacactgaactatcgagtagtcatcaggtcgagcttgccagacgttcataacatcaacatctgctcttgcagcaggccttgcacctagcggtgcttcaaggacataattcttctatgcagcaatgaggataatcctcaagttacggacccagtctgtgtaattgctaccatcatatttcaacttagctttctctaggaacgcattaaaattcaaggtaacggtagcacgggccattgatctacaacaacatagatatgcaaaaaactatcaggactaagtgcatgataaattaaagttcagttaatcatattactaaagaactcccacttagatagacatccctctagtcatctaaatgatcacgtgatccatatcaactaaaccatgtccgatcatcacgtgagatgaagtagttttcaatggtgaacatctctatgttgatcatatctactataagattcatgtttgacctttcggtcttagtgttccgaggccatatctgtacatgctaggctcgtcaagtttaacccgagtattctgcacgtgcaaaactggcttgcacccattgtatgtgaacgtagagcttatcacacccgatcatcacgtggtgtctcggcacgacgaactgtagcaacagtgcatacttagggagaacacttataccttgaaatttagtgagggataatgctatcgccgtactaagcaaaataagtgcataaaagatgaacatcacatgcaatcaaaatatgtgacatgatatggccatcatcatcttgtgcctttgatctccatctccaaagcatcgtcatgatctccatcatcaccggcttgacaccttaatctccatcgtagcatcgttgtcgtctcgccaactattgctactacgactatcgctaccgcttagtgataaagtaaagcaattacatggtgattgcatttcatacaataaagcgacaaccatatggctccttccagttgccgataactctgttacaaaacatgatcatctcatacaacaatttatatcacatcatgtcttgaccatatcacatcacaacatgccctgcaaaaacaagtcagacatcctctactttgttgttgcaagttttacgtggctgctactagcttctagcaagaaccattcttacctacacatcaaaaccacgacagcgtggtgacggtgttgatgatgtgatctgcgcagggcttcgccgacgctatgaccggaggagtaaacagtggaggggggcaccgcacacggcaaagagaacaattgatgtgctttggggtgctcccgttcccccgtatataaaggaggaggggaggaggcgaccggcctagggggcgcgccaagtgtggagagtcctaccaggactccctagtcctagtaggattcccctttcctttccggagaaggggagaaggggaaagaggtggaggaggagaaggaaaggggggggcgcccccacccctagtccaattcggtttgggctgggggcgcgcgcctccacctagccactgcctcctctcttccactaagtcccatgaaggcccaatagtcccccggggggttcggtaacctcccggtacttcgaaacttatccgaaacttctcgaaaccattccgatgtccgaatgtaaccttccaatatatcagtctttacctctcgaccattttgaaactcctcgtcatgtccgtgatctcatctgggactccgaacaaccttcggtcaccaaaacacataactcatataatacatatcgtcatcgaacgttaagcgtgtggaccccatgggttcgagaactatgtagacatgatcgagacacatctccgatcaataaccaatagcggaacctggatgctcatattggctcctgcatgttctacgaagatctttatcggtcaaaccgcacagcaacatacgttgttccctttgtcatcggtatattacttgcccgagattcgatcgtcggtatcatcatacctagttcaatctcgttatcggcaagtcgctctactcgttccgtaatgcttcatcccgcaactaactcattagtcacattgcttgcaaggcttatagtgatgagcattaccgagagggcccagagatacctctccgatacacggactgacaaatcctattctcgatctatgcgaacccaacaaagacctttggagacacctgtagagcatctttataatcacccagttatgttgtgacgtttgatagcacacaaggtgttcctccggtattcgggagttgcataatctcatagtcagaggaacatgtataagtcatgaagaaatcaatagcaataaaacttaacgatcattatgctaagctaacggatgggtcttgtccatcacatcattctctaatgatgtgaccccattcatcaaatgacaacacatgtctattgttaggaaacatagacatgtttgattaacgagctagtcaagtagaggcatatatactagggacactttgttttgtctatgtattcacacatgtactaagtttccggttaatacaattctagcatgaataataaacatttatcatgatataagcaaatataaataacaactttattattgcctctagagcatatttccttcaaatagctTAATAGATTAATCGGaagggataactttgaggtggttttgtaccctacaaacaatttcatcttatgttcttcgctagatatgacctttggagtgactctttgtcgcacgctgagggattgttatatcattcaattatgttagcactgttgagagattgcactagtgaaagtatgaaccccaggccttattttcaagcattgcgatacctttttgctcacttttgttacttgttaccttgttttttttattatttcagattacaaaaacctatatctgctatccatactacacttgtatcgccatctcttcgccgaactagtgcagttatacaatttaccattttacttggtgtgttgggacacaagagactatttgttatttggttgcagggttgtttaagagagaccatcttcatcctgtgcgtcccatggattgataaaccttaggtcatccacttgaggaaaatttgttgtgtcctacagaactctgtgcttggaggcccaacacgggtctacaagaataagttgtgtagtagacatcagagggtCTTGGTCGTTCGAGGAGGAGGTGTGGCTATGCAGTCGCcgccatcatcgtcgtcgtcatcggaGAGGACGATGAGCCCCTACATCCAATGGACCACCCTGTCCTGCTCCCGCTTTAACTTGTCGATCCGAGCCTGCTCCACCGCTGCCTCCTTCGTCTCCCGCTCCGACTGCTCAATAGCAAGTCGGAGCGCTTTGGCGTTCTTCCGTCGGAGGTGGCGAGCGTCCGTCACCTCATCATGAGGGACTGGCGGTAGACCTATGCAAGGAGCCGCTCGTCCTCGTCGGGCTCCACCTGCATCCCGTGGCGGCGACGTGCGGACTCCTCCACCGCGTGTCTCTTCCGTGCTCGCTGCCTCTCGCGGCGCGTGCCCCATATTCCGGAGTGCGTGTGCGGGCTGGCAGCACGGGCACTAGCACCCGCCGCTGCCCGCGTGGAGGAGCGGCCGACAGGGGAAGGAGACGACGCAGGAGGGTGCGGACTGCGTTGTCCTGGCGGAGCTGTGCGCGGGCTGGGAGGGTCTAGCTCCGGCGTCCATGCATTGGTGGTGCGGGAGCTACGGCGACGCTTCTGATCTGGAGCCGCGCGCCGACGTCCACCTTGGGCTGCTCCAATGCAATGCTGAGGGCCATCTCCTCCTCGTAGTCGAGGTTGGAGCCGAAGTCGTTGCCGGAGCTGGACATCGGAGTGGATGGGATCGGAAtcgaagagggagaggagaggatggAGCGAGAGAGAGTGAGCTATGGTTCAGAGTGAGGCGTCCGGATTGGGGTTTTTGTGGGACAGCTGTGGGACCGGTGGTGGGCCAGGCCTGTCAGGCGGCGCGCCCGGGCGTTCCCAGGTCGCACCATATCCACCCTACATTTGAATTAGATATGAGGGATGCCGGTCAGCCGGGCATTTGTCCATGATTTAAGAGGTTCGGTTGAGTCAGATTTTTCCTTACATGTTAGTCCGGGAGTTTTAGGCCGGTACAAGAGGTCTGGGTGTAGATGCTCTAACTAAATTACCTAAAAGTAAAATGGATCCGTTGCTGTTGCATTATAGGGAGGAAATCGCTCGAGGCCTTGTTTTCATCTATACCtagccatgggaagcccggcccgacccgacccgaaaaagcccgacccggctCGGCCAGGCACTGCCCACGGCCCGGGCTCGGGTCTAGATTTTGAGCCCAAAAGCCGGGCAGGGCTGGGCCCGGGCCTGTCATTTTTGCGTTTTTCtaaaggtcgggccgggccggctcgaagcccgacgggcttttatgTGTTCGGGCTGGGCTTGGGCCTAGAAAACAGGCCTGATGGCCGGGCCCGGGCTTGGGTTTTTTGCGtcaggcttggctaggcccggcccaaAGCCCAGCCCGGCCTGAGCTATGGCCAGGTATATTCTCGTCCCACTCTTCTTCTAATAAAATATGATTTGGCAGTTCTCGTgccaatattttttttataaaaagtttTGACTAGTGGTATTTTGCTATTCCCCCGTCGTATTCTGCTCGCTCCCACCGAAGAAACCCATCGAAACCCCCCTCCCCCAGAAAAATTCCCCAAATTTGTCCGGCCAAACTCATGGACGGAGATCGACGGACgccggcggccgcggccgcggccgcatCGGCGGCATCGGTCCTTGACGACGACAACCTCCTCCGCGAAATACTCCTCTGCGTCGCCTTCCCCACCAGCCTCGTCAACGCCGCCCTCGTCTGCAAGCGGTGGCTCCTCCTCGCCTCCGCCCCGGCCTTCCTCCGCCGCTTCCGCGAGCGCAACCCGCCCCGCCTCCTCGGCGTCTGCGTCGGCTACCCGGGCAGGTATCGCTTTGTGCCCCTCCCGCGGCAGCCCCCGGAGCTCGCCGCGCCCATACGCCGCGCGACCTCCTCCTGCGACGCCGCCTTCGCCCGCAGATGCCCGCGAATCAAGCACTGCCGGAGCGGCCGCCTCATCATCGAGGTATTCCACGCCGGCAGATTTGATCACCCCCTCGTGGTGCCGGTTCTCGCCGGGGAGTCTTCAACCGTCCTCCCACTAACCCTGCTGTCCCACGCCCACCGTAACTACTGGGAGAGGCGCACTCAATTCACTGAGCTGTTCCTACCCGAGGATGGGGGCCGCGACGGCATCACCTTGGTGAATCTGTGGAAGGACCGGCAAAAAGTGTATGCGGAGGTGTGCATCCTGAGATCTGGCCGATGGTGCGTCCCTGACATGGAATCAGAGATAGAGCCCCCAAATGGCACAGTCTTCCTTGAAATGCTACCACCCGTCCATGGCAAAGTCTTCATGGTGACCAACTCTGGGTACACCGTGGGTCTAGATTTGGCCACCAGGAGTCTTTTCACCCTTGAGCTACCAGCTGGAGTGCGGAGGAACTATATGCTCTCATGCGCCGAGGATGCAGGGATCTATCTTGTCAGTGCAGACGGGTTTCAGCTCAGTGTGTGGCTCCATCGGATGTCGGGCGATGATAATGATGCAGGCTGGCTGCTGCTGGACACATTTTGTGTCCATGAGGGTCATGCATGCACACCTCGTGCAGAGGACAGTTGGGTTCCTCCTCATGATGTTTGTCTTGATGTTGTTGCAGTCGGGGACAATGCCGACTTTGTCTTCTTGGATCATCCAGCAAGTGGCACTCTGTTTTATGTTCATCTGAGGAGCAGGGTGGTTGAGAAGGTCTACCGGAGGGGGGCAGATGAATGTGGATATAAACGTGCGGCTGCTGGCCACGTACGTGTATCCCCTGTTATGATGATCTGGCCGCCTATCTTCCCAGCGCAGAACGTGGGACATGAGGAATGACCCCCCTGTGTTTGATCGTTGTACTATCTAAACTGAGTATGGCTTCTGTAATAGAGAGGTATGTACTTTGAGTTATTTCTCTACCTAGAACAGTAGATATTGCTGTCATGTAAGTTGGGTCTTAAGAACCTATGTTCATTTCTGTAAAAAACCTGAAGTTTTCAGAGGTATACTGCAATATATCCAGCAAGACTGCACTGATCTTCTAAGCTGACAGTAGTTTGTATAAGATATATTCCATATATGAGGTAATGCTCGGTTGTGTAGAAGAACTTTGAATGGTggccaaataaaaatgacaagcaGCAACTGGAAGAGAAATAACACAGGGGGGTCAGTCATTTTGTATTTACATTAAAACTGACTTCTGTTTTCCATTTTGTATGTCCACAAAACTATAATCCACCCTTCATCACTAGTTCACTGCTGATAGATGCCATAGAAGTTTTATCCCAATGTCATGCAGAAAAAAATGTGACGTGTGATGTCCACGAACTCCATGACAATGGTATTCCTCGTTACACGCACAAATGGCAGAAATAGTAAATTAGAGTGCATCCAATCCTAGCTTGTCAGGAACCTGATGAATCATCAACTGAAGCATTGATTTGATTCATACCACCACCCATTTTTCTATGTATGGTACTAATAACTAAAGTTCAGCCTATCTCGAATCCTGATTCTTCTTCATTTTTACTCATTCGAGACATCATTACAAGAATATCAAAGATTAGCCAGGTTCCTGACCGTAGCTAACTGTATGGTTTTGCCCCCTCCCAAAAGCAAAGATTACAGGAGGTGCTAGAATTCATTAGATGGAGTTTTATCCCAAATTCGCAATGGCATCCAGAAAAGGAAAATGTGCTGCATGATGTCCACAACTCCACACAATTGGTATTCCTTCTCACGCACAAATGGCAAAAGACAAGGAATTATAGTGTATCTAAACCTACCTTATCTGGAATCTGATGAAACAGCTGAAGCATTGATTCAGTTGATACCACCAAAATTCAGCCTATCTCGAATCTTGATTCTTCACACCATTTTTCTATATACCATACTAACAACAAAAGTTCAGCCTGTCTCGGATCTTGATTCTTCTTCATCTTTACTTATTCGAGACGCTATTAAAGAATTATTGAAGATCAGCCACTCCCCTGGCCATAGCTAACTGTATGATTTTGGCCCCTCCCAAAAGGTGGTAGCTAGAACTAAGTTTTCTTGCCATGTCTCCTTTGATACAATGACAAAATCACCATAGGAACAGTGCCATTTTTATACCTTTGAATGTAATTTCTATGAAAGGAAAGGTAAATGGTGAacttgtggctttatctataaagtcgggctaacgccttttctctaaaaaaaaatgGTGAACTCAAGATTTTCTCGTTTGGTCTGTATAATCTTCAGTGGTTGGCTGGTTGCTTAACTAAAATCTGGTCTAGAAAGGATAAAAGTACAGTCAAGTCAAGGAATTCGAAACAGTCAAACCGATATCTCTCCCTTTATGATGATCTGGCTGCCTGTTTTCCCGGCACGGAATGTAGGGCATGATCAGGTGGAAAGTTCCCCCCTGCGTTTGATCTTTGTAATATCTTCACTGGGTATGACTTCTGTAATAGGAAGGTATGTTGCTGATGAGGTAATGGAAATTGATGAGGGAAAAATTATCCAGATTGGTTTGATTGCATCTCCTTTGACTAATGTATGTTGTTTCACTATGTTTAATTCCACTCCTTAGTTTGAAACGTGTTTTTGCATGCATTGATTTTTTCATGACTGTCTAACAATGTGTGCAACTCTATCTGCAGTCGTGCAAGATTCATCTTAATAACATCTGTCATTTCATTAAATGAACTTGAAGTTTCACAGAAGCGTATTGTGAGATATCAACCAGAACTGCACTGAATCTTCTAAGCTTGACTGCAGTGTTTATAAGATATTTTCCAATATGAAGACTTGTTGATAATGAAGATTTTATCATGGCGATCAGTAGTGTAAAAATTCCTTGGGAAGACAGGTAAGTAAAAATGAGGAGCAGCAATTGGAACAGAATGACTGAAAGTACAACTTGTGGTAGGGAAGCTTCATTTGTGTTCTGGACAGGTATGGCTCAAATGATACAACAAGGTGAGCATGTTGAAAGTTAGTTGTGATATCCATCTTCCACATTAGAagttatttattttttccaaaatatTTTTGTCCAGTCCGTCCATCATCACTAGTTCACTACTTGTAGTTGTAGGGGAGATTTTTAGGTGTGTTTTCTACTTAATTTTGTGGTATCCATTAGATAAAGGGGTTTTAGATGTGATGCATCATGTCCACTGGTATTCCTTCTCACGCACAAATGGCAAAAGAGGCAATTAGAGTGTATCTAAACCTAGCTTAATCAGGAACCTGTTAAATCATCAGCTGAAGAATTGATTCAGTTGGTACCACAAAATTTAAGCCTATCTCGAATCTTGATTCTTCACGCCATTTTTCTATGTATGATACTAACAACAAAAGTTCAGCCTGTCCCGAATCTTGATTCTTCTTCATCTTTACTTATTCGAGACACTATTTAAAAATAAATATCAAGGATCAGCCACCCTCGTGGTCATAGCTAACTGTATGATTTTGGCCTCTCCGAATTCTCAAAAGCAAAGATTAGAAAAGGTGGTTGAATAGAACCTTTAGACAGAGAACATATATTCTTCCCGATTAGCCACATCTCATAGAGATTCCCTTGCACCTCAATCAAGCCTGCAACACTGcgccgaccactccctcttcacccGCCGCAGTCATCTATAAATAAGCACCGTTGGATCATCACCATCATCCAACTCCAAGAAACCACAGCCTACATCAAGCTCAAGTTAAGTGAGCTGACCAGAATATATCGATCACAAAACCCGAAGAACAGCAGCATACAGGCTAGCCACCAATTCGCTTGATCTGCAATGGCAGAAACTGTGACGAAGCTGGTGTCACAGCGGGCGGTGGTGATCTTCGGGGCGAGCAACTGCTGCATGTGCCACGCAGTGAAGACGCTCTTCACGGAGCTGGGCGTGAGCTGGGTGGTGCACGAGCTGGACAAGGACCCCCGCGGGAAGGACGTCGAGAGGGCGCTCGCCAGCATGGTCAGACGGAGCCCGCCCGTGCCAGCGGTCTTCATCGGTGGCAGGCTCGTCGGTCCCACAGACAAGGTCATGACGCTGCACCTCAGTGGCCAGCTGGTGCCGCTCCTCCGCCAGGCCGGCGCCCTTTGGCTCTGAACTGAAGAGTCAGGGACAGCAGTGGCTGTGCGTGCGTGCAGTTATGCGTGATCATAAGAGATCATATAGTGCGTGCAGTGCAGCTACATAATTTTGGAAAGGTCATCAAACATATTAAGGGTCATGATCTTTCAGTTGTACCTCTTGTTGTCATATGACAGAAGGAAAGGATGTTTGGCAAGAGATGAGCATCCTGAGCAATATAAAAGGAGCTTATGCTTATCTTGTGTTGATTAATTTAGCTAGCTGTTGTGCTAAGGCCGTGAGAGAATCCACGGTATATATAGAGCCTGTTCGGAACCTCTCCAATCTCAAAACTCCGCTCCGCACTGTAGAGGAAACGAGGAGCTCGGTTTGAGCCACTCCCTGAAATTGTGCTGCCACTCCCTCTGCTCCGGGAACCGCAGTTCTGGAGCAGAGAGGATCCGAACAGGTCCATAGTATCATATCACACACATTTTTCTCGGAGCCATAGAATACTCCGTAGATAACCGGAGTGATTCCGAGAGGTTAGTATGTTTATGTAGATACCTGATCCAGTGAGCTCAGTTTGTTGAGGTAGATGCACTGGCCCAATTGGCTCGGCATGCTGAGTGCTGATGTGGCACACTGCATTTGAAAGATACTGCTGATGTGGCACACTGCATTTGGAAGACACTGCTGATGTGGCACACTGCATTTGAAAGACACTCTGCTGATGTGGCACACTGCATTTGTAAGACACTATGCTGATGTGGCACACTGCATTTGAAAGACACTGCTGATGGCATGGCGTATTCATATGTAGTATCTCTTGCCAGGATAGTTCCTTTGGTGCCAAGGCAAAATCCTGAAAGTGATGggtactcccaccgttcctaaatataagtctttttagagattccactatggactacatacggagcaaaatgagtgaactacactctaaaatatgtctatacatatccgtatgtagtttgtagtggaatctctaaaaagacttacatttaggaacggagggagtatatatcatgcATGGGAAGAAACCAAATTTTACATGAAAACAATTTGACGTTGAGCTCAGTATCCTCCAAGACGCAAACTTGTCAGTTTCCATCATCAAACTTTGGTGCCTGTGTCAACGCCCCTGACGGAGAAGCCCCACCAGCAGACGTGGCCCAGCACGGACAGGCGCGGTCCAGCCGCGCCCGCAAGCCCAACAGCAAGTACCTCGGCCCTGAATGGAAGACGGCCCAGCCCAGGACTACCACCACTACTTAAGCGCATCTCACTCACAAGCGAAGGCATCCAGTGGATCCCCgaacccggcggcggcggctacctgaCCTAGTTCATCTCGCAAGAACACTAGCCCCTTTCTTGTAATCCGATCTGTACCAGCTACCACTTCAGAGAGTTGTAATAGATCGATTCCACTAGTTGCTACTATATCCTGTCCCTCACAGCCTGCTTGCGATGAAACCCAAAACCGTCGAGAGCAGAGCAGAGTCAAGAACGCAGGAAGCAGGGCAGAGCCAGAAAGGAGAAATTGAGCTGCTGCTATGGCCCGTTTGCCATGTCACCGCTGAAACAAATCAATATAGGCAGCCTAGGCGGTCGTAGTTTATTTTTTTTTTTCTAAAAAGAGCAACACAAGGTCAGGTGATTCTTGGGATTCGTATCCAGACCGTCTTCTGACGTAAAAAGAACTGCTGCCGAGGGACGTAGATCGGCCAGCACCGTCCATCCATCATCTATCATCTGGCGTAAAAAGAAATACTGCCGAGGGAATCGATCCTGGAGACGACCCGATTCCCTCACGGCTGCCTTTTCTGTTGGTCTGTCGCCGTTTGTACTTCAAATTTCAACTATCAATTTCTTTCATGACAAAAGGGAAACCTTGAACAATTTCAAATTAATGTGATGATGAAAGATTGATCTAGTTGTGTGAGCCCTTCACGAGGAAGACaacaagaggaagacagacgcacAAAATCGAAGAGCAGGGTAGCTCGTCCCGATGGTGATCGTTTCTTCTGCCAAGGGAAGGCGACCTTTTTCGTTGTGGTCTCGTTCTCACGCCTTTCCTACTCGTACATTAGTTCTTCCTGTGTTCAGTCTTGTGATGACTCTAGAATATCAAATTAAAAAAAAAGGTGATTATCGTGTACCAGcccgtggttggatggttaggaggatagtggtatccccagcccatcagatTTCAAGTCCTACacttgacattggtgctcgcattattcctgaatttatttcaggcttCCGGTGATGTTTGTTCAGTGGGCGGAGATGTTCCCCTCGACTGCGAGGCGCCAGCGGTGACTTTGTAAAACCTCAATATGGTATATCAGCTCAGTCTCttaaaggtgctcatagggatatgaTGTGTGTGCGTATGTTCATAGGGATGAATAAATGCTCATGTATGTGAGCTACTTTgattgtaccgtgttaaaaaaagtTGATTAATGAGAGCTCCGTTGATGTGTTTAGGGGGTTGCACCGAAGAAGTGTCCTGAGAATTACACTAGTAATCCATCATTTCATGGATTAAAAAAAATCTTGTATTGAACATTAATACATAACTCAACTTGCTCCTGTTCTCTCACCAAACTTGTCGGCCAATGTGTTGCAGTCCCTCCTACCCTTACGTTGAACTGGGCTGCACTGTCGTCTGTGGGTTGTAGTTCGCGGCGCAGGTCTGGTGATGGATGGTGTTGGGTTTACGCCAGACGATCTACTTCCGATTCTTGGGACCTTTCACGCTCGATTTATGACTTGAGACAGAAATATAATATAATTCACTTGGAGAGAGTGTAGTTAGATATACTACTAGATGT from Triticum aestivum cultivar Chinese Spring chromosome 3B, IWGSC CS RefSeq v2.1, whole genome shotgun sequence includes these protein-coding regions:
- the LOC123072282 gene encoding uncharacterized protein, which codes for MDGDRRTPAAAAAAASAASVLDDDNLLREILLCVAFPTSLVNAALVCKRWLLLASAPAFLRRFRERNPPRLLGVCVGYPGRYRFVPLPRQPPELAAPIRRATSSCDAAFARRCPRIKHCRSGRLIIEVFHAGRFDHPLVVPVLAGESSTVLPLTLLSHAHRNYWERRTQFTELFLPEDGGRDGITLVNLWKDRQKVYAEVCILRSGRWCVPDMESEIEPPNGTVFLEMLPPVHGKVFMVTNSGYTVGLDLATRSLFTLELPAGVRRNYMLSCAEDAGIYLVSADGFQLSVWLHRMSGDDNDAGWLLLDTFCVHEGHACTPRAEDSWVPPHDVCLDVVAVGDNADFVFLDHPASGTLFYVHLRSRVVEKVYRRGADECGYKRAAAGHVRVSPVMMIWPPIFPAQNVGHEE
- the LOC123072283 gene encoding putative glutaredoxin-C2, which produces MAETVTKLVSQRAVVIFGASNCCMCHAVKTLFTELGVSWVVHELDKDPRGKDVERALASMVRRSPPVPAVFIGGRLVGPTDKVMTLHLSGQLVPLLRQAGALWL